In Salinibacterium sp. NK8237, the following proteins share a genomic window:
- a CDS encoding dolichyl-phosphate-mannose--protein mannosyltransferase, which produces MSQTNPRDFDDILSNESSASALENTDAASVSEASGRGFAADEGSGLDHWWAARRPLTRRWLGWAGPAIVVLIAAFTRLVGLGHPSSLVFDETFYVKDSWTLVNLGYEAQWPAEADALFNSGKVNIFLNDPSFVVHPPLGKWLIGLGMLPGGGEDPFGWRIATAIVGILAVVVLMLIAKKLFGSTLLATLAGLLMAIDGNAIVMSRVALLDNFVMIFALLGVGAMLLDREHSATRLALWISRRGLRGASTEWGPALWWRPWLILAAVAFGLAAAVKWNGLYFLAAFAVYSLVVDALARRQAGITFWGSGTLFKQAPVSFLLTVPIALLVYLSTWTGWFLSDNGYDRNWAESDSNAWTGALSWVPLDLQSLWHFQSSVYSYHVGESRPHPYQANPLTWLLLIRPTSMFYENIATGDDGCLADTCGASISGIANPIIWWAATAAMLYLVYRLVRYRQWQTGFILMGVAAGYLPWLLYLNRTVFQFYTIVFEPYLILALVAALGVIIGSRDDDRYRRTSGLGVVAVFVVVAIAVSVFFWPLWTGQTIDYDLLRLRWWLPTWV; this is translated from the coding sequence GTGAGCCAGACGAACCCGCGCGACTTCGACGACATCCTGTCGAACGAGTCGTCGGCGAGCGCGCTGGAAAATACCGATGCTGCATCAGTTTCGGAGGCGTCGGGCCGTGGCTTTGCCGCCGACGAGGGCTCTGGGCTCGATCACTGGTGGGCGGCGAGACGTCCGCTAACCCGCCGCTGGCTCGGCTGGGCTGGGCCGGCGATTGTGGTGCTGATCGCGGCGTTCACCCGACTGGTGGGCCTCGGGCATCCGTCGTCGCTCGTGTTTGACGAGACCTTTTATGTGAAAGATTCGTGGACGCTCGTGAACCTCGGCTACGAGGCACAGTGGCCAGCCGAAGCGGATGCTCTGTTCAACAGCGGCAAGGTCAATATCTTTCTGAATGATCCGTCGTTTGTCGTGCATCCGCCGCTGGGCAAGTGGCTGATCGGTTTGGGCATGCTGCCGGGCGGAGGCGAAGACCCGTTCGGTTGGCGCATCGCAACCGCCATTGTCGGCATTCTCGCGGTCGTGGTGCTCATGCTGATCGCCAAGAAATTGTTTGGCTCCACCCTGTTGGCGACGCTCGCCGGGCTTTTGATGGCGATCGATGGCAACGCGATTGTCATGAGTCGGGTCGCGCTGCTCGACAACTTTGTGATGATTTTTGCCCTGCTCGGGGTTGGTGCGATGCTGCTCGATCGCGAGCATTCGGCCACCCGTCTGGCGCTGTGGATCAGTCGCCGGGGGCTCCGCGGTGCGAGCACCGAATGGGGTCCTGCGTTGTGGTGGCGCCCGTGGCTCATCCTCGCCGCCGTAGCCTTCGGGCTTGCCGCCGCAGTCAAATGGAACGGCCTCTACTTCTTGGCGGCCTTCGCCGTCTACAGCCTGGTGGTGGATGCCCTCGCTCGCCGCCAAGCCGGCATCACCTTCTGGGGCTCCGGCACCCTCTTCAAACAAGCCCCCGTCAGCTTCCTCCTGACCGTGCCGATTGCGCTGCTCGTGTACCTCAGCACGTGGACAGGCTGGTTCCTCAGCGACAACGGCTACGACCGCAACTGGGCCGAAAGCGACAGCAACGCCTGGACCGGCGCTCTCAGCTGGGTGCCTCTCGACCTGCAAAGCCTGTGGCATTTTCAATCGAGCGTCTACAGCTATCACGTGGGCGAAAGCCGACCACATCCGTATCAGGCAAATCCGCTGACCTGGCTGCTGCTGATCCGCCCCACGAGCATGTTCTACGAGAACATCGCCACGGGTGACGACGGCTGTCTCGCAGATACCTGCGGCGCCTCCATCTCCGGAATCGCCAACCCCATCATCTGGTGGGCTGCGACCGCGGCCATGCTGTACCTCGTGTACCGCCTGGTGCGCTACCGCCAGTGGCAGACCGGCTTCATTCTGATGGGCGTCGCCGCCGGCTACCTGCCCTGGTTGCTCTACCTCAACCGCACCGTGTTCCAGTTCTACACAATCGTGTTCGAGCCGTACCTGATTTTGGCGCTCGTGGCGGCGCTCGGGGTGATCATCGGCAGCCGCGACGACGATCGCTATCGACGCACGAGCGGGCTCGGCGTCGTGGCCGTCTTCGTCGTCGTTGCCATCGCGGTCAGCGTGTTCTTCTGGCCACTCTGGACCGGCCAAACCATCGACTACGACCTATTGCGGCTGCGCTGGTGGTTGCCGACGTGGGTGTAA
- a CDS encoding TetR/AcrR family transcriptional regulator translates to MDARVERTRQSLQHALFALTQEHPFDEVTVNQIVERAGVNRSSFYQHYSDKETLLAFAIEAAADDAGVQLADLDPLSPTPPPALLSYLSHVDANAAVYTSALGPRGSALVASRLRARLNLFVRQGIIDHDPAAPEGLGLDIASASVTGATFGIIEVWLAMTPRPSASTAADWIWQTFTAPHDRSALSTIAE, encoded by the coding sequence ATGGATGCTCGCGTAGAACGAACCCGGCAAAGCCTGCAACACGCCCTATTTGCCCTCACTCAAGAGCACCCCTTTGACGAAGTTACCGTCAACCAGATCGTGGAACGTGCGGGCGTAAACCGCAGCAGCTTCTACCAGCACTACTCCGATAAAGAGACACTGCTCGCCTTCGCGATCGAAGCTGCCGCCGATGACGCCGGAGTTCAGCTGGCCGACCTCGACCCCCTCAGCCCCACTCCGCCGCCCGCACTGCTCAGCTACCTCTCTCACGTCGACGCCAACGCCGCCGTGTACACAAGCGCCCTCGGTCCCCGCGGTTCGGCCCTCGTCGCCTCGCGCTTGCGCGCCCGCCTCAACCTCTTTGTGCGCCAAGGAATCATCGACCACGACCCCGCAGCCCCGGAAGGACTCGGCCTCGACATCGCGAGCGCCAGCGTCACCGGCGCCACCTTCGGAATCATCGAGGTGTGGCTCGCCATGACTCCGCGCCCCTCCGCCAGCACCGCCGCCGACTGGATCTGGCAAACCTTCACTGCACCCCACGATCGCTCCGCGCTGAGTACGATTGCCGAGTGA
- a CDS encoding MMPL family transporter, protein MAELLYRLGRLSARRAWLFIISWLAVLGLAGAAFAVFGGTLSSTMTIPGTETERVADELTEQLGDVGGISATVVFGSEDGSAFSAEQQGDITDALAELTSQNNVSDVIDPFETDAQRDDQAQEIVDGREQIDAGKQQLVDGQAQLDAAATELEAGQTQLDAAIEQAQAAGFYEASAAQFDAQQAQIDAGLAELETQQATIDENTALLAEQEEQLGFGERLMDAASEISLVSTDGATALGLITFDSELLDIPGETKTAIADELDAIDIDGVTVDYSSSITTSTDGLLGVGELIGVLLAGIVLLVLFRSFLPATLPIVSSIIGVGVGVAGSLAFSGVVDMTSVTPILGVMLGLAVGIDYTLFIVQRHRRQLAAGMDLHESIGLANGTSGNAVLFAGSTVLVALLALNVSGIPFLGVMGTVGAVCVFISVLIAVSLTPALLALLGKRVLSRKARANIGHESHTLPPARAMRTSRAVVMLIVATLGLLIVAIPALSMRLGLPDGSSEPADSTQYRTYTTIAEEFGAGQNGTLLVTATLPTAVAEDDELETQADLADQLLAVDGVVAVAPIGVSDDSDYFAFQIIPVDGPSSVSTGELVHELRDSSPLAGNIELGVAGSASGNIDISEKLADVLPLYLAVVIGLSLIILILVFRSLLVPVIATAGYVLSLLAAFGAMVAVYQWGWLGALFGVTDPGPLLNFAPIIIMGVLFGLAMDYQLFLVSGMREAYIHGVPAKAAVMSGLRSGRAVVTAAAIIMIAVFGGFVFSHLAIVRPLGFGLAVGVLFDAFVVRMMLVPALMHLFGKSVWWLPRWLDRILPSVDVEGSALERSHPMHAADPHDASGGAAPAAAAPESSER, encoded by the coding sequence ATGGCTGAACTCCTGTACCGCCTTGGCCGCCTATCGGCTCGCCGCGCTTGGCTCTTCATCATCAGCTGGCTCGCCGTTCTCGGTCTCGCTGGCGCTGCCTTCGCGGTTTTCGGCGGCACTCTGTCGTCGACCATGACTATTCCCGGCACGGAAACTGAACGTGTTGCCGACGAACTCACTGAGCAACTCGGTGACGTTGGTGGCATTTCCGCCACGGTCGTCTTTGGTTCAGAAGATGGCAGCGCCTTCTCCGCCGAACAACAGGGCGACATCACGGATGCCCTCGCCGAGCTCACTTCGCAGAACAACGTCAGCGACGTCATCGACCCCTTCGAGACCGATGCCCAGCGCGACGATCAAGCGCAAGAAATCGTGGACGGTCGCGAGCAGATCGACGCCGGCAAGCAGCAGCTAGTGGACGGTCAGGCTCAGTTGGATGCCGCCGCCACAGAACTCGAAGCCGGACAAACTCAACTCGATGCTGCGATTGAGCAGGCTCAAGCCGCGGGCTTCTACGAGGCATCCGCTGCTCAATTCGATGCCCAGCAAGCACAGATCGATGCCGGGCTGGCTGAGCTAGAGACTCAGCAGGCCACGATTGACGAGAACACTGCGCTGCTGGCCGAACAAGAGGAGCAACTCGGCTTCGGCGAGCGTCTCATGGATGCCGCATCCGAGATCAGCCTCGTCTCCACTGACGGTGCGACGGCTCTCGGCCTCATCACCTTCGACAGCGAACTCCTCGACATTCCCGGAGAGACGAAGACCGCGATTGCGGATGAGCTCGACGCGATCGACATTGACGGAGTGACGGTCGATTACTCGTCGTCCATCACTACGTCGACCGATGGTCTGTTGGGTGTCGGTGAGCTTATCGGTGTTCTGTTGGCCGGCATTGTCTTGCTCGTGTTGTTCCGTTCGTTCTTGCCCGCAACGCTGCCGATCGTCTCCTCGATAATCGGTGTCGGAGTGGGTGTCGCGGGTTCGCTTGCGTTCTCGGGAGTCGTCGATATGACCTCGGTTACGCCGATCCTGGGCGTCATGCTTGGCCTTGCGGTCGGCATCGACTACACCCTGTTCATTGTGCAGCGTCACCGTCGTCAACTGGCGGCAGGAATGGATCTGCACGAGTCGATCGGTCTCGCCAACGGCACCTCCGGCAACGCGGTGTTGTTTGCCGGGTCGACAGTTCTTGTCGCTCTGCTCGCGCTCAATGTGAGCGGTATCCCATTCCTCGGCGTTATGGGCACCGTGGGCGCGGTCTGCGTTTTCATCTCTGTGCTGATTGCCGTGAGCCTCACGCCAGCCCTGCTGGCATTGCTAGGCAAGCGAGTTCTTTCTCGCAAGGCCCGAGCCAATATTGGTCACGAGTCGCATACGCTCCCGCCCGCCCGCGCCATGCGCACGAGTCGCGCTGTGGTCATGCTGATCGTGGCGACGCTCGGTCTGTTGATCGTGGCCATCCCGGCGCTTTCGATGCGCCTCGGGCTCCCGGATGGTTCGTCAGAGCCCGCCGATTCGACGCAGTACCGCACCTACACGACGATCGCCGAAGAATTTGGAGCGGGCCAAAACGGTACCCTCCTGGTGACCGCCACCCTTCCCACCGCTGTAGCGGAAGACGACGAACTTGAGACTCAAGCGGATCTTGCCGACCAGTTGTTGGCGGTTGACGGTGTTGTGGCTGTCGCCCCGATCGGCGTCTCGGATGACTCGGACTACTTCGCGTTCCAGATCATCCCGGTCGACGGTCCGTCGAGCGTCTCGACGGGGGAACTCGTTCACGAACTGCGCGATAGCTCGCCACTCGCGGGAAACATCGAGCTCGGTGTGGCTGGCTCGGCCAGCGGAAACATTGATATCTCCGAGAAGCTGGCTGATGTGCTGCCGCTGTACCTCGCGGTTGTTATTGGGCTGTCGCTGATCATCCTGATTCTGGTGTTCCGTTCGCTGCTCGTGCCTGTGATCGCGACCGCGGGTTACGTGCTGTCGTTGTTGGCGGCGTTCGGTGCAATGGTCGCCGTGTACCAGTGGGGTTGGCTGGGGGCGCTCTTCGGCGTGACCGACCCTGGCCCGCTGCTGAACTTTGCCCCGATCATCATCATGGGTGTGTTGTTCGGCCTCGCCATGGACTACCAACTGTTCCTTGTCTCGGGAATGCGCGAAGCGTACATCCACGGTGTGCCGGCGAAGGCTGCCGTCATGAGTGGTCTCCGCAGTGGTCGTGCCGTCGTCACCGCCGCGGCGATCATCATGATTGCCGTCTTCGGAGGCTTCGTCTTCTCGCACCTCGCGATCGTTCGCCCGCTTGGCTTCGGTCTCGCCGTCGGGGTGCTCTTTGACGCTTTTGTCGTGCGGATGATGTTGGTTCCGGCCCTGATGCACCTGTTCGGCAAGTCGGTGTGGTGGTTGCCTCGCTGGCTTGACCGCATCCTGCCCAGTGTGGACGTCGAGGGCTCAGCCCTCGAGCGCAGCCACCCGATGCACGCTGCTGATCCGCATGACGCCAGCGGCGGTGCGGCGCCTGCTGCCGCAGCGCCCGAATCATCGGAGCGCTAA
- a CDS encoding DMT family transporter: MLVVLGLIFQDVGASVAVLLFPEVGPAGMVSLRLVFSAAILLAIARPNLRAISKRAWLMALIFGISLGGMNLLFYEALSRVDLGATVTIEVLGPLVLSVIVARRASAWLWAVLAFAGVALLSLGSVGALDPVGVAFALAAAVSWAGYILASRKTGQVFAGLDGLAIAMAIGAIISLPFGISQAGSTLLEPSILVRGLAVAICSSAIPYALELIALRRISAAAFSVLMALAPAIATGAGFFVLGQSITLVQGVGIALVIAASIGAVRAASRVPGEPGAGPNALLPEETPL; encoded by the coding sequence ATGCTCGTGGTGTTGGGCCTGATCTTTCAGGATGTCGGCGCTTCGGTAGCGGTGCTGCTGTTCCCCGAAGTCGGCCCCGCCGGAATGGTGTCGCTACGGCTCGTTTTCTCGGCCGCGATTCTGCTGGCAATTGCCCGCCCCAACCTGCGCGCTATCTCGAAGCGGGCCTGGCTGATGGCCCTCATCTTCGGTATTTCGCTCGGCGGCATGAACCTGCTGTTCTACGAAGCACTCTCGCGCGTTGACCTCGGGGCAACCGTCACGATCGAGGTCCTCGGCCCGCTCGTGCTCTCCGTCATCGTTGCCCGCCGGGCCAGCGCGTGGCTGTGGGCTGTACTCGCCTTCGCCGGGGTCGCCCTGCTCAGCCTCGGCAGCGTTGGCGCCCTCGACCCCGTCGGCGTTGCCTTCGCGCTCGCCGCCGCCGTGTCATGGGCGGGCTACATTTTGGCGTCACGCAAAACCGGCCAAGTCTTTGCGGGCTTGGATGGCCTCGCCATCGCCATGGCAATCGGCGCGATCATCAGCCTCCCCTTCGGCATCTCGCAAGCGGGTAGCACTCTGCTCGAGCCGTCAATTCTGGTGCGCGGCCTCGCGGTCGCCATCTGTTCGTCAGCGATCCCTTACGCCCTCGAACTGATCGCGTTGCGTCGCATCTCTGCCGCCGCGTTCTCGGTGCTCATGGCACTGGCTCCCGCTATCGCAACCGGCGCTGGCTTCTTCGTGCTTGGCCAAAGCATCACGCTCGTGCAGGGAGTGGGAATCGCCCTCGTGATCGCGGCCTCCATCGGGGCAGTGCGGGCGGCATCCCGTGTGCCGGGAGAACCCGGGGCTGGACCGAACGCACTACTGCCCGAAGAGACCCCGCTGTAG
- the rsmI gene encoding 16S rRNA (cytidine(1402)-2'-O)-methyltransferase encodes MIILAATPIGNLGDASQRLIEALTNAEVIASEDTRTTIHLMRALGIDNRPRLIPLHEHNESEKAAEIVELARDADVLVLSDAGMPAISDPGFPLVSAAAAAGVTVTALPGPSAVLTALAVSGLPTDRFSFEGFLPRKGRVAYFRGLAREERTMVFFESPNRLPAALADLATALGDDRRAVVCRELTKMYEEVARGTAAELAAKFKDGARGEICLVVEGAPPATSDLPTAVTYVLSLVADGARLKEAATEVAEQTGLSKRELYEAALQAKKK; translated from the coding sequence GTGATCATTCTTGCGGCGACTCCCATCGGCAACCTTGGCGACGCGTCTCAGCGCCTCATCGAGGCCCTCACGAACGCTGAGGTGATCGCGAGCGAAGACACCCGCACGACCATCCATCTCATGCGCGCTCTCGGCATCGACAACCGGCCGCGGCTCATCCCGCTGCACGAACACAACGAGTCAGAGAAGGCCGCCGAGATCGTCGAGTTGGCTCGCGATGCCGATGTTCTCGTTCTCAGCGATGCGGGGATGCCCGCCATTAGCGATCCCGGATTCCCTCTCGTTTCGGCAGCAGCAGCCGCTGGGGTCACCGTCACTGCCCTGCCCGGACCGAGCGCAGTCCTCACCGCCCTCGCTGTCTCGGGCCTGCCGACTGACCGCTTCAGCTTCGAAGGCTTCCTGCCGCGCAAGGGCCGCGTCGCCTACTTCCGTGGTCTCGCTCGCGAAGAGCGCACGATGGTGTTCTTCGAGAGCCCCAACCGTCTGCCCGCGGCGCTCGCCGACCTCGCCACTGCTCTCGGCGATGATCGTCGCGCCGTAGTCTGCCGCGAGCTCACCAAAATGTATGAAGAGGTTGCTCGGGGCACCGCTGCTGAACTCGCGGCCAAGTTCAAAGACGGAGCTCGGGGCGAAATCTGTCTCGTTGTCGAGGGTGCGCCGCCCGCGACCTCCGACCTGCCCACAGCGGTCACCTATGTGCTCTCGCTTGTTGCCGATGGCGCTCGCCTGAAAGAGGCGGCAACCGAAGTGGCCGAGCAGACCGGGCTGAGCAAGCGCGAACTGTACGAAGCGGCGCTGCAGGCTAAGAAAAAGTAG
- a CDS encoding SRPBCC family protein produces the protein MKITDSVHIDAPTDRVFEVFCDLDKTPTRVSGILSLDVLEGSAQLALGTKWRETRVFGGKEATEVMWVTAYEQDVSYTVDAQSHGMHYQSVYLFMPSHGGTRLEYRFTMTPLTIGARLMSVVGLLFLGTTKKALTKDHHELKVACEAQD, from the coding sequence ATGAAGATCACCGATAGCGTGCACATTGACGCGCCAACGGACCGGGTGTTCGAGGTATTTTGCGACCTCGACAAGACTCCAACTCGAGTCAGCGGCATCCTCTCGCTCGACGTGCTTGAGGGCTCCGCGCAACTTGCTCTCGGCACAAAGTGGCGCGAAACACGGGTCTTTGGCGGAAAAGAAGCCACCGAAGTGATGTGGGTAACCGCCTATGAGCAGGATGTGTCGTACACCGTGGATGCGCAGTCGCACGGCATGCACTACCAAAGCGTCTACCTGTTCATGCCGAGTCACGGCGGAACTCGGCTGGAATACCGGTTCACCATGACACCGCTCACCATCGGCGCGCGCCTGATGAGCGTCGTCGGGCTGCTGTTCCTCGGCACAACAAAGAAAGCCCTCACGAAAGACCACCACGAGTTGAAGGTTGCGTGCGAGGCACAGGACTAA
- the metG gene encoding methionine--tRNA ligase: MSAGDSFYIATPIFYVNDVPHIGHAYTEVAADVLARWHRQRGEEAWLLTGTDEHGQKILRTAVANNTTPQEWADRLVADSWQPLLETIDIANDDFIRTTDERHEKAVSTFLQRLYDDGHIYAGEYEGYYCVGCEEYKQLDDLVTAADGEYKGQLVCAIHSRPVEILKEKNYFFRMSDFGQKLLDLYESQPDFVQPASVRNEIVQFVKQGLDDLSISRSSFDWGVKVPWDETHVVYVWFDALLNYVSAIGYGVDDEQFAKRWPAVQLVGKDIARFHAVIWPAMLMAAGLPVPRAVFGHGWLLVGGEKMSKSKLTGIAPSQITDTFGSDAFRYYFMSAITFGQDGSFSWEDLSARYQSELANGFGNLASRVIAMVNKYFDGEIPTLGELTASDEAIIATQKRATEQSNAFIDTFAINEALASVWELVDELNGYITEQEPWALSKDPANRERLGTVLATTVNGLGTLAILLSPVLPKATEKLWQAIGGVGELREQRIDDATNWSNTGRVTALESSLFPRIEVDAESGTA, encoded by the coding sequence ATGTCTGCCGGCGATTCCTTCTACATTGCGACGCCCATTTTCTATGTGAACGACGTTCCCCACATTGGGCACGCGTACACGGAGGTGGCCGCCGATGTTCTCGCGCGCTGGCACCGTCAGCGGGGTGAAGAAGCCTGGTTGCTCACGGGCACCGATGAGCACGGCCAGAAGATTCTGCGCACCGCCGTGGCCAACAACACGACTCCGCAGGAGTGGGCCGACCGTCTTGTCGCCGACTCCTGGCAGCCGCTGCTTGAGACGATCGACATCGCCAACGATGACTTCATCCGCACGACTGACGAGCGCCATGAGAAGGCGGTCTCGACCTTCCTGCAGCGCCTCTATGACGACGGCCACATTTATGCTGGCGAATATGAGGGCTACTACTGCGTTGGCTGCGAAGAGTACAAGCAACTCGACGACCTCGTCACCGCCGCCGATGGCGAATACAAAGGCCAACTCGTGTGTGCGATCCACTCGCGCCCCGTTGAAATTCTCAAAGAGAAGAACTACTTCTTCCGCATGAGCGACTTCGGTCAGAAGCTGCTCGACCTCTACGAAAGCCAGCCCGACTTCGTGCAGCCCGCGAGCGTGCGCAACGAAATCGTGCAGTTCGTCAAGCAGGGTCTCGACGACCTCTCCATTTCGCGTTCCAGCTTCGACTGGGGTGTCAAGGTTCCGTGGGATGAAACCCACGTTGTGTATGTCTGGTTCGACGCACTGCTCAACTACGTGAGCGCCATCGGTTACGGCGTCGACGACGAGCAGTTCGCGAAGCGCTGGCCCGCCGTGCAACTCGTCGGAAAAGATATTGCTCGCTTCCACGCCGTCATCTGGCCCGCCATGCTCATGGCTGCCGGCCTGCCCGTGCCCCGCGCGGTCTTCGGCCACGGCTGGCTGCTCGTCGGTGGCGAAAAGATGTCCAAGTCGAAGCTCACCGGTATTGCTCCGAGCCAAATCACCGACACGTTCGGTTCGGATGCGTTCCGCTACTACTTCATGAGCGCCATCACGTTCGGCCAAGACGGTTCCTTCAGCTGGGAAGACCTGAGCGCGCGCTACCAGTCAGAGCTGGCCAATGGTTTCGGCAACCTCGCCTCGCGCGTTATTGCGATGGTGAATAAGTACTTCGATGGTGAAATTCCGACGCTCGGTGAGCTCACGGCATCCGACGAAGCGATTATTGCCACGCAGAAGCGTGCGACCGAGCAGTCGAACGCCTTCATCGACACGTTCGCGATCAACGAAGCGCTGGCCTCGGTCTGGGAACTCGTGGATGAACTCAACGGGTACATCACCGAGCAAGAGCCGTGGGCGCTGTCGAAAGACCCCGCCAACCGCGAGCGTCTCGGCACCGTGCTGGCCACCACCGTCAACGGTCTGGGCACTCTCGCGATTCTGTTGTCGCCCGTGCTGCCGAAGGCAACCGAAAAGCTTTGGCAGGCCATCGGTGGTGTTGGTGAACTGCGCGAGCAGCGCATCGACGATGCCACCAACTGGTCGAACACCGGTCGCGTGACCGCGCTCGAATCGTCGCTGTTCCCGCGCATTGAAGTGGATGCCGAGAGCGGCACGGCGTGA
- a CDS encoding TatD family hydrolase, whose amino-acid sequence MTEPFMRQRHRSADEKASEKLQYPPLPEPLEGVVYDNHTHLEIADGGPDGALDFREHLARAASVGVRGVVQVGTDVATSRWSAELAATNPRVLAAVAIHPNDAPELAAAGELDAALAAIDELAALPRVRAVGETGLDFFRTDDEGRPAQFRSFEEHIAIAKRHGLALQIHDRDAHDEVIETLLRVGAPERTVFHCFSGDAAMARIAADNGWFLSFAGTVTFKNAANLREALSVIDLDRIMVETDAPYLTPHPLRGRPNAPYLMPYTVRAMAAHLEITELELSAQLSATTEAVYGSWDADLPAGTEAAPARGETTAASVSTTQNAGTR is encoded by the coding sequence GTGACCGAACCGTTCATGAGGCAGCGTCACCGCAGCGCCGACGAGAAAGCCTCCGAGAAGCTGCAGTATCCGCCGCTGCCCGAACCTCTTGAGGGCGTGGTCTACGACAATCACACGCACCTCGAGATCGCTGACGGCGGGCCCGACGGAGCGCTCGACTTTCGCGAGCACCTCGCGCGCGCAGCCTCGGTGGGTGTGCGCGGTGTCGTGCAGGTCGGTACGGATGTCGCGACGAGTCGTTGGTCGGCTGAGCTCGCCGCCACCAACCCGCGCGTTCTCGCGGCGGTAGCTATTCACCCGAACGATGCTCCCGAACTCGCTGCGGCGGGGGAGTTGGATGCTGCGCTCGCCGCCATCGACGAACTCGCCGCGCTTCCACGAGTGCGCGCGGTCGGCGAAACGGGTCTCGACTTTTTCCGCACGGATGACGAGGGTCGCCCCGCGCAGTTCCGTTCCTTCGAAGAGCACATTGCGATTGCCAAGCGGCACGGACTTGCCCTGCAGATTCACGATCGCGACGCCCACGACGAGGTCATTGAGACGCTGTTGCGGGTGGGCGCTCCCGAGCGCACGGTCTTCCACTGCTTCTCGGGCGATGCGGCGATGGCGCGCATTGCGGCCGACAATGGCTGGTTTTTGTCGTTCGCCGGCACAGTCACGTTCAAGAATGCGGCGAACCTGCGCGAAGCGCTCTCGGTGATCGATCTCGACCGCATCATGGTCGAGACCGATGCTCCCTACCTGACGCCGCATCCGCTGCGCGGGCGGCCGAACGCTCCCTACCTGATGCCGTACACGGTGCGCGCGATGGCCGCTCACCTCGAGATCACCGAACTCGAGCTTTCGGCTCAGCTGTCCGCCACCACGGAGGCCGTGTATGGCTCGTGGGACGCTGACCTCCCCGCCGGCACCGAGGCGGCTCCCGCCCGCGGTGAGACGACCGCTGCATCCGTCTCGACCACACAGAACGCAGGCACGCGATGA
- the rsmA gene encoding 16S rRNA (adenine(1518)-N(6)/adenine(1519)-N(6))-dimethyltransferase RsmA, whose protein sequence is MNTLLGPAEIRDLADLLGIQPTKKLGQNFVIDPNTVRRIVKAAHVVSGETVVEVGPGLGSLTLGLLETGASVVAVEIDKRLAAQLPITVSQMQPDAQLTVITEDALRVTELPDDPRVFVANLPYNVSVPVLLHFLEHFDSLDRGLVMVQAEVGNRVAAGPGSKVYGSPSIKAAWYGEFSTAGLVSRQVFWPVPNVDSVLVRFERREQPGTIDERKATFALVDAAFQQRRKMLRQSLSSLLGSSTAASDRLIAAGVAPTARGEELTVHDFLAIARAA, encoded by the coding sequence ATGAACACTTTGCTCGGTCCCGCCGAGATCCGCGATCTTGCTGATCTGCTCGGCATCCAGCCCACCAAGAAGCTGGGCCAAAACTTTGTCATCGATCCCAACACGGTGCGCCGCATCGTGAAGGCCGCGCACGTTGTTTCTGGCGAAACGGTTGTCGAGGTCGGACCCGGGCTGGGATCACTCACGCTCGGATTACTCGAGACCGGGGCATCCGTCGTCGCCGTCGAAATCGATAAGCGCCTCGCCGCCCAGTTGCCGATCACAGTCAGCCAGATGCAGCCGGATGCTCAGCTCACGGTCATCACCGAAGACGCACTGCGCGTCACCGAGCTGCCCGACGACCCCCGTGTATTCGTCGCGAACCTGCCCTACAACGTGTCGGTGCCGGTGTTGCTGCACTTCTTGGAGCACTTCGATTCGCTCGACCGTGGCCTCGTAATGGTGCAGGCGGAGGTTGGCAACCGTGTCGCCGCTGGCCCCGGCAGCAAGGTTTATGGTTCGCCGAGCATCAAGGCAGCCTGGTACGGCGAGTTTTCCACCGCTGGCCTCGTGAGCCGTCAAGTGTTCTGGCCCGTGCCCAATGTCGACTCGGTGCTCGTGCGCTTCGAACGCCGCGAACAGCCCGGCACGATCGACGAACGCAAAGCTACCTTCGCGCTCGTGGATGCCGCCTTCCAGCAGCGTCGCAAAATGTTGCGTCAGTCACTCTCGAGTCTGTTGGGCAGCTCAACTGCCGCCTCCGACCGTCTCATTGCGGCGGGTGTCGCGCCCACAGCCCGCGGCGAGGAGCTCACGGTGCACGATTTCCTTGCTATTGCCCGCGCTGCGTAG